In the Palaeococcus pacificus DY20341 genome, one interval contains:
- a CDS encoding PhzF family phenazine biosynthesis protein: MSQYRVYKVDAFTRVPLKGNPAAVVLDYDELDEKTLLAIASELNLSETAFVKKVDGKFHVRFFTPGAEVPLCGHATIATFHLLKSLGLAEEGYNKMITKAGELDILVSEKIWMQQLSPKILGELDIEGLKSSLNTDNLIGPALAVTTGLDVGIVGVPTFEGLMNLKPNFSELAQYCRENNIVGVHVYTLDSKYDAASRFFAPAVGVPEDPVTGTANAALAGYLKFTNKLVKEEYAFEQGHALDREGVVHVRLKNGEIWVGGEAVCILEGVLKL; this comes from the coding sequence ATGAGTCAATATAGAGTTTACAAAGTTGATGCTTTCACTAGGGTTCCTCTAAAAGGAAATCCTGCGGCCGTTGTTTTGGATTATGATGAGCTTGATGAGAAAACCCTGCTAGCAATAGCGTCGGAGCTTAATTTATCTGAAACCGCTTTTGTGAAGAAGGTGGATGGAAAGTTTCATGTTAGATTTTTTACCCCCGGTGCGGAAGTTCCACTATGTGGACACGCCACAATAGCCACATTTCACTTGTTAAAGAGCTTAGGCCTTGCAGAAGAGGGATACAACAAAATGATTACAAAGGCAGGTGAGCTTGACATCTTAGTGAGTGAAAAGATATGGATGCAGCAACTGTCCCCAAAAATACTAGGCGAGCTGGACATTGAAGGCTTAAAATCTTCACTTAACACTGACAATCTAATTGGACCTGCTCTTGCAGTCACAACCGGACTAGATGTTGGAATTGTAGGAGTTCCAACTTTTGAAGGGCTGATGAACCTAAAGCCCAATTTTAGTGAGCTCGCTCAGTACTGTAGGGAGAACAATATTGTAGGAGTGCATGTATATACTCTCGATTCAAAATACGATGCTGCTTCGAGGTTTTTTGCACCTGCTGTGGGCGTCCCGGAGGATCCAGTGACAGGCACGGCAAATGCTGCCCTTGCGGGATATTTAAAGTTCACGAACAAGCTTGTAAAGGAAGAGTATGCATTTGAGCAGGGACATGCCCTTGATAGAGAGGGCGTTGTGCATGTTAGGCTTAAAAACGGTGAAATTTGGGTTGGGGGAGAGGCTGTCTGCATACTTGAGGGCGTCTTAAAACTTTAG
- a CDS encoding alanyl-tRNA editing protein, whose translation MTRKLYYEDAYLKEAKAKVVEIKENALLLDQTIFYPTGGGQPHDRGTISGVQVLDVYKDEDGNVWHVVEDVSKFDIGDEVELRIDWDYRYKLMRIHTSMHLLDHVLSEVLGRENWKIVGSGMNVEKGRYDVEYPENINKFKEQIIELFNKYVDEGGEVKIWWEGEKRLTQIRDFEVLPCGGTHVKDIKEIGHIKKLKRSSIGKGKQRLEIWLE comes from the coding sequence ATGACAAGGAAGCTCTACTATGAGGATGCCTATCTAAAGGAAGCTAAAGCGAAAGTGGTTGAAATTAAAGAAAACGCTCTGCTCTTAGACCAAACTATCTTCTATCCAACGGGTGGGGGACAACCGCACGATAGGGGAACCATAAGTGGTGTTCAGGTTTTAGACGTTTACAAAGATGAGGACGGCAATGTATGGCACGTTGTAGAAGATGTGAGCAAATTCGATATCGGGGATGAAGTTGAGCTCAGGATAGACTGGGACTACCGCTACAAACTCATGCGCATACATACCTCCATGCATCTGTTAGACCACGTATTAAGCGAAGTTTTAGGCAGAGAGAATTGGAAAATTGTTGGAAGTGGAATGAACGTTGAAAAAGGCCGCTATGACGTTGAATACCCAGAGAATATCAATAAGTTCAAAGAGCAAATTATTGAGCTTTTCAATAAATACGTTGATGAAGGTGGCGAAGTTAAGATATGGTGGGAAGGGGAGAAGAGATTAACTCAAATAAGAGACTTTGAAGTTTTGCCCTGTGGAGGGACTCACGTTAAGGACATCAAAGAAATTGGCCACATTAAGAAGCTCAAGCGCTCTAGCATTGGAAAAGGGAAGCAAAGGCTTGAGATTTGGCTCGAATAA
- a CDS encoding HD domain-containing protein, which produces MLDVFSAAGDLKKIPRMGWLLRGVSNPESVADHSYRVVLITLILADELREKGIQIDVERALKIAILHDLGESRITDIPLSAQRYLDKKKAEKKAMVELLLGLGKRGLDYYKLFEEYEEESSLEGRLVKFADKLEMVLQAYEYEKAGYKNLEEFWSVVDYLKRSEFYEYFKPFFDEFEKIKKG; this is translated from the coding sequence ATGCTGGATGTATTTTCAGCTGCAGGAGATTTGAAAAAAATTCCGAGGATGGGATGGCTTCTTAGAGGAGTTAGCAACCCCGAGAGTGTTGCTGATCATTCCTATAGAGTAGTGTTAATAACACTTATTTTAGCCGATGAGCTTAGGGAAAAAGGAATCCAAATAGATGTTGAAAGGGCTTTGAAAATAGCCATACTTCACGATTTGGGGGAGAGTAGGATAACAGATATCCCACTGAGCGCTCAGCGTTATTTGGATAAGAAAAAAGCCGAGAAAAAGGCCATGGTGGAACTTCTCCTTGGGCTCGGAAAGAGGGGGCTTGACTACTACAAGCTTTTTGAAGAATATGAAGAAGAGAGCAGCCTTGAGGGCCGCTTAGTTAAGTTTGCCGATAAATTAGAGATGGTGCTTCAAGCATATGAATATGAAAAAGCGGGTTACAAAAATTTAGAGGAATTTTGGAGTGTCGTGGACTATTTGAAGAGAAGTGAGTTTTACGAATACTTCAAACCTTTTTTTGATGAATTTGAAAAGATAAAAAAAGGATAA
- a CDS encoding metallophosphoesterase — protein MKIGILSDTHYPDKTSYVPDLIFDTFRKERVELILHAGDLTSPELKRAFEDIAPMVVVRGNLDKLIFPEEEIVKVEGMKIGLIHGHQFLSLDSQVLKYKALEMDVDLLIFGHTHRFFFNKYCISEKEVMLLNPGSPTVPRRSDPTFIVGEVKDKKFNFKIFKPWETGWKWP, from the coding sequence ATGAAAATAGGAATTTTAAGCGACACGCATTATCCGGACAAAACCTCTTACGTACCGGATTTAATATTTGACACATTTAGAAAAGAAAGGGTTGAGCTAATACTCCATGCAGGAGATCTAACATCTCCAGAACTCAAAAGAGCTTTTGAGGATATAGCACCGATGGTTGTAGTTAGAGGGAATCTTGACAAGTTAATTTTTCCCGAGGAAGAAATTGTGAAAGTCGAAGGTATGAAGATTGGTCTTATTCATGGCCATCAGTTTCTTTCGCTTGACTCCCAAGTTTTAAAGTATAAAGCCTTAGAAATGGATGTTGATTTACTCATATTTGGACATACGCACAGGTTCTTCTTTAATAAATATTGTATTAGTGAAAAAGAAGTTATGCTCTTGAACCCTGGCTCTCCTACAGTGCCAAGGAGAAGTGATCCCACATTTATAGTTGGAGAAGTCAAAGATAAAAAATTTAATTTTAAAATTTTCAAACCTTGGGAAACAGGATGGAAATGGCCTTGA
- a CDS encoding Era-like GTP-binding protein, producing MIKVAIIGAENVGKSTLLNTLLGKSLSETSPIPGTTRGVIKRAFGIVKIPKSMKNPFGGADEIVLIDTAGLFDPKLEFRGKVLSEERFKAILNEISSADIIIHMIDAQQGLHRGMEKLHHLLKFRYEKPIIVVINKIDLVSKEQVKKVRELVKKRLEQDAIPLSLVTLEGFNDLLKALTYYAQYTKR from the coding sequence GTGATAAAGGTTGCGATTATAGGTGCAGAAAACGTGGGTAAGAGCACGCTTTTAAACACATTGTTAGGCAAATCACTCTCAGAAACATCACCTATTCCTGGCACGACCAGAGGAGTTATAAAGAGAGCATTTGGAATCGTGAAAATACCCAAGAGCATGAAAAACCCATTTGGCGGAGCAGATGAGATAGTTCTAATTGATACAGCAGGGCTATTTGATCCCAAACTTGAGTTTAGAGGAAAAGTATTAAGTGAAGAGAGGTTTAAGGCAATTTTAAATGAGATATCCTCCGCGGATATAATTATTCACATGATAGATGCTCAGCAGGGTCTCCACAGAGGAATGGAAAAGCTCCACCATTTGCTCAAGTTTAGATACGAAAAGCCGATAATAGTTGTCATTAACAAAATAGACCTCGTTTCCAAGGAGCAGGTAAAAAAAGTTAGAGAGCTTGTGAAAAAGAGACTCGAGCAAGATGCTATACCTCTCTCTTTAGTTACCCTTGAAGGGTTCAACGACTTGCTTAAGGCCCTCACTTATTACGCCCAGTACACTAAAAGGTGA
- a CDS encoding CGP-CTERM sorting domain-containing protein produces the protein MRKVLAGLLVFALFFGAGLVKAEYSEKFEATYKIMENGDANITFITTWLAPEEDINKTKELILNMSVENATNAMLFQENKKLEQAGMYLINGTLELKNYDSEGPLIKILHGKFIGLAKYYSYDDTWELDIDVLRLLDLSYAYQNGAPQEDLTLDSYFTIELPEGAKDITVPESLERAANGNEVKLESTVEGTTVNIHTFIKIKANTSIDELASLLQDYTLLPITYKGFKGEESYETWNGERIVKLGVHKDYVELNTTDRLMSPPTYLIQAKMQILQMGLENATELLKQQSLYQFQIQGVTVKDGNLTITGIRGNEPLEISAHWILQNFTKQVDGVYEYPYAPNFGINPATLGRRFTYELTQSSLVEITLVDGGEFVELPENISKEVNGNRLELKVYKEGNKVILNNTIFIRYGATREDITKLVEDVPTEVFVKYKLSEEKTGVCGPAAIVALALVPLLILRRRY, from the coding sequence ATGAGGAAGGTTTTGGCAGGTCTCTTAGTATTTGCCCTGTTCTTTGGGGCGGGCCTCGTGAAGGCCGAATATTCAGAGAAGTTTGAGGCGACGTATAAAATAATGGAAAATGGTGATGCAAATATAACGTTCATAACCACTTGGCTTGCTCCTGAAGAAGACATTAACAAGACAAAAGAGCTAATACTCAACATGAGCGTGGAAAACGCTACTAATGCTATGCTCTTCCAGGAAAATAAAAAGCTCGAGCAGGCCGGAATGTATCTAATCAACGGAACCCTCGAGCTCAAGAACTATGACAGTGAGGGTCCGCTTATAAAAATACTCCACGGAAAGTTCATTGGGCTTGCAAAGTACTACTCTTATGATGATACATGGGAGCTTGATATAGACGTTCTTAGACTTTTAGATTTAAGCTATGCCTATCAAAATGGTGCTCCTCAGGAAGATTTAACTCTGGATAGCTATTTTACGATAGAGCTACCAGAAGGGGCGAAGGATATAACTGTGCCAGAATCACTTGAGAGGGCGGCAAATGGAAATGAAGTTAAACTTGAAAGCACTGTTGAAGGCACCACCGTCAACATTCACACTTTCATAAAGATTAAAGCAAACACATCGATTGATGAGCTAGCATCCCTTTTACAAGACTACACTCTCCTGCCTATAACATACAAAGGATTTAAAGGGGAGGAGAGCTACGAAACGTGGAATGGAGAGAGGATAGTTAAACTTGGTGTCCACAAAGATTATGTTGAGCTGAACACCACTGATCGCTTGATGAGTCCTCCAACTTATTTAATCCAAGCTAAGATGCAGATTCTCCAGATGGGATTAGAAAATGCAACCGAGCTCCTCAAGCAGCAAAGCTTATACCAATTCCAAATCCAAGGAGTGACAGTCAAAGATGGAAACCTAACAATAACTGGAATTAGAGGAAATGAACCGCTCGAAATAAGTGCTCACTGGATTCTCCAGAACTTTACAAAACAGGTAGATGGCGTTTATGAGTATCCATACGCTCCAAACTTTGGAATAAACCCCGCAACCCTCGGTAGGAGGTTCACATACGAACTAACTCAGAGCTCACTTGTGGAGATAACTCTCGTTGACGGAGGAGAGTTCGTGGAACTTCCAGAAAACATAAGCAAAGAGGTCAACGGCAACAGGCTTGAGCTTAAGGTTTACAAAGAGGGCAATAAAGTAATCCTCAACAACACAATATTCATCCGCTACGGTGCTACGAGAGAGGATATTACAAAGCTCGTCGAAGATGTGCCTACTGAAGTGTTCGTTAAGTACAAGCTCAGTGAGGAGAAGACTGGTGTCTGCGGTCCAGCTGCAATAGTGGCCCTAGCTTTAGTGCCTCTCCTGATTTTGAGAAGGAGGTATTGA